A window of Nocardia arthritidis genomic DNA:
GCCCGGGCATCGCCGGGATCCGGTGCGCCCCAAACCAATCCGGCCCGTTTCAGGCGGGTCGCATGGCGACTGGTCACCGATCGATCCAATCCGATCTCGGCGGCGAGCGCGGCCGCGCTGCGCGGACCCCAGCGGGCCAGCCCGCTGAGCACCGGATAGGTCGCGGTGTCCACCGCGGGATCCAGACCCTCGGTGATTTCGGCGTAGATACCCTCCCGGGTTCGCCTGCGCAGCAATTCGGCGATCGCCTCGGCGACCTGCGCGCCAATCCCCTGTTCCGTCATGCCCCCAACAATAGCGTGCATCGTGCACGCATATGAGGTACGGTCGACTGCGTGCACGATGCACGCAAATACTCGGAGGAGACAACATCATGACCAACATCGCCACCGCGCTCACCGACCTGCTGTTCGACCGGCAGATCTCCGTCGACACCGCCTTCGCACGGCACTTCACCACCGACTACCGCCAGCGCACCGACGGCGTCTGGAGCGACAACGCCGAATTCGTCGAGCACATCACCCACCTGCGGGACGTGATCGCCGACGGACGCGTCGAGGTGCACGACGAACTGATCTGCGGCGACCGCTACGCCGACCGGCACACCGTCCACGCCCGCAAAGTCGATGGCAGCGAGGTCGCCTTCGAGGTACTGGTATTCGCCGAACTCGCCGCCGACGGCCGCTTCCAGCAGATCATCGAAACCACCACCATGCTCTCCGGCGGAGCCGAGGATCGGGGGCTCGGCAGTGCTCGATGACAGCAACGACGCCCTACCCACTGGACAAGAGAGATGTGCGATGAGGAATGACACAGGCAGCACAGCCCAGGCGGTCGCCGATGTGGTCGTGGTCGGAGCCGGACCGGTCGGGCTCTGGCTCACCGCCGAACTGCGACTGCGCGGTGTGTCGGTGCTCGTTTTGGAGAAGGCCACGGTGCGCGATCCGCGCTCGCGTGCCGTCGGCATGCAGGCAGGCACATTGGACACCTTCGCCACCCGCGGTGTCGCCGAGCGCTTCATCGAGCGGGGGATGCCGGTTCCCACCGGGCATTTCGGTGCCGCGGGCACGCGGCTCGACTTCCGCCGCGTCGGGGCTCTCCATCCGTTCTCGCTGGCACTGAGCCAATTCGTCACCGAGCAATTGCTGGAAGAGCGCGCCACGTCGATGGGGGCCGAGGTGCGGCGCGGACAGGAGTTGATCTCGCTGACTCAGGACGACGAAGGCGTCGAACTCATCGTCCGTTCCGAAGGTCGGCACGTCACACTGCGCACCGGTTGGGTGGTGGGGTGCGACGGCACTCGCAGTGCCGTCCGCGATGCGGTCGGTATCGGCTTTCCGGGTTCGGACACCACACTGACCGGCTGGCTGGCCGATGTCGTTCTCGAGGATCGGCCCGAGGAGCCGCTCATGGCGCGCAATAGCGCCGGCGTCGTGATCACGGCTCCGATGGGGAACGGTCTGTACCGCCTCGCGGGTATCTCCACGGCGACCATGCGCCACGGCACCGGCGCACCTTTGACGCTGGAGGAGGCGCGGGAGTACACCCGCGCAGTGGTCGGCGATGATCTCGGCATGCATTCGCCCCAGTGGCTGTCCCGGTACGGAAACGCCACTCGGCAGGCCACCGCCTACCGCTCGGGACGGGTTCTGCTCGCCGGAGATGCCGCCCATATGTTTTTCCCCGCCGGAGGGCAAGGCATGAATCTCGGTATCCAGGACGCCACCGATCTCGGCTGGAAGCTGGCGGCGACGGTTCGGGGACGTGCCTCGGCGCGCCTTCTCGACAGTTACGACAGCGAACGGCGCCCGGCCGCGGCGGCGGTCATGGAGAACACCCGAGCCCAAGTCGCACTGTTCTGCGCCGAAACCCCGGAGGAGCTCGCTCTGCGCGACGCCTTCTCCGCAGCTTTGGCGCAACCGGAAACAAACCTTTTGTGGGCCCGGCGAGTGGCCGGTTTCGATGACCCCCGCTACGCCGTCGCCGCCGAAGCCGACGGCAGTCCTGCGCACCCCCTCGCGGGGACACGGCTCGCCGGACTCGCACTGCGCTCGGACACGCCTACGGGACCGGCTCCCCACGCATTGCTCCACGACGGCAGGACAGTGCTGCTGGACCTCGACGGCGAGCACACCTCACTCACCCACTCCGACGACCTCGCATGTCATTCCGCCACCGTCGACCGGGAGACCGCCGCCGAGCCGTGGCACGACATCACCAGCGTGCTGATCCGGCCCGACGCACGGATCGCCTGGGCCAGCACAGACCGCGATCCCCGACGCCGCGCCGAGAACGTTGCGGCCGTCCTGCGTGGTATGTCAGGACACGCGGTTCTCGTCTAGGCCTTGGGGACGACATCGTCGCCCGCGCCTCGGTGGTGTCGATCCCCTCCCGACAGTCGAGTGCCCAGTATTGTTGCCGCACAAGGCAATCGAGCTATCCGAAATAGGTCGGTGTGCGGGTGACGTAGGGCTCTTCCAGGGAGCGGATCTCGGTGTCGGTGAGGTGGATGTCGAGCGCCGCGACGGCCTCGGCGAGGTGGTGCGGCTTGGTGGCGCCGACGATCGGGGCATCGACGACCGGGTTCTTCAGCACCCACGCCAGAGCGACCTGAGCCATGGATATCCCGCGCTGCTGGGCAATTCGCTCGATCGCGTCGACGATCGCCTTGTCGGTATCGAAAATCAGTGGGCGGCCGTCGAAGTCGACATCGCGATTGGCTTCGGCGCGCCGGGTCGAACGGTCGCCCCACGGTTTGGTGGCGCGGCCACCGGCGAGCGGGCTCCACGGAATGCTGCCCACACCCAATTCGCTTAGGAGGCCGAACATTTCGCGCTCCTCCTCGCGGTGCAGCACGCTGTACTGGTCCTGCATGGACACGAACCGCGTCCAGCCACCGTCCTGCGCGGCATGCTGCATCGTGGCGAACTGCCAGGCCCACATCGAGGATGCGCCGAGGTAGCGGGCCTTGCCCGCTGTCACCACATCATGTAGCGCCGCCATCGTCTCCTCGACCGGGGTATATGGGTCGAAGCGATGAATCTGGTAGAGATCGACGTAGTCGGTGCCGAGGCGGGTCAGGGAGGCGTCGATCTGTTCGAAGATCGCCTTGCGGGACAGGCCGGAACCGCCCGGTCCCGCATGCATCGGCAGGCCCAGTTTGGTCGCCAGCACGATGTCGTCGCGACGGGTGTATTTGCGCAGGGCACGTCCGACGATCTGTTCGGAGGTGCCGTTGCCGTACCGATTTGCGGTGTCCCAGAACGTGATACCGAGCTCGACGGCCTGCCGGAAGAACGGTTCGGCGTGCTCTTCGTCCAGCGCCCAGGGGGCGCGCTCGGTCGGGACACCGAAACTCATGCAGCCCAGGGCGATTCGGCTCACCCGCAAACCCGAGGCGCCGAGACGGGTGTACTCCATGGCGTTACTCCTGTCGAGGATATGAACGGCGTGCACTACACGCTATGACCTGGAGTGCGCTCCAGATCAAGGACATTCGACGCGGCCTCGACGAACTCACCCAGGCCGTCCTGCTCGTATGCGCGGTATATCTGCCACTGGAACTCGATCCGGTCGCCACTGTCGTACGCGTCGGCAATGTCGACGAAGTCGGCGAACGGCCACGCGGCGGCCAGCTCCCGCGCGGTGGCGCCACCGAGCCAGGCCGCGGCAGATCCGGTGACCTCCGCCAGCTCGGTCGTGGCGAGCCAGCTCAGATTCGTCGCCCGCAGCTTGTGCCGCACGCGGAACAGGCGTTTGTCCACGAACGGCAGGACAGACACGGCGCGGTCGCGCTTGCTGACCAAGGCATCGAAGCCGATCAACGCGCTGAGATTCGAAGGGGGCTTTGATGTCAGAAATCCAGTCGAAGACGACGCAGGGCAGTGCTATTCGTGCGGGCAGCCCCGATTCCGCGGTGGATCGGGTCGCCGATTTCTATGCGGCCTATATCGATGCGGTCGACGACGGCACCGACGACTTGGGAAATGAGCTGCGCGCTCACTACCTGACCGAGGATCTGCGCCAACGCCTCGCCGCATGGGAAGAGGCCAATCATGCCGACGGCGTACTGCGGGCGCAGGACGTCCCGACCCGTTGGGAGGCCAACTACCACGACTCCGGTGCGGGGCATCTGTTCACAACCGTCACCTTGACCTGGGGCACCGGACCGGATGCCGGGCACACGCGGCTGGCGGTACAGAGCGATCTGTCCACCAAACTCATCTCCGATATCGAGGACGGATAGATCGTTCGCCGCCGTTGGCGGCACTCGATGTGGCGATTCAGGCGTTCCTCGGAACGCTCGGATCCGCGGCCGACCGTATGACTCGGTCCGAGTCCAGCGAGTGCGCGTCTGGTTGACGCGGCAGCACCTCGCCCCTACTGTCCCCCGGCAGAGGAGGTGGGCAAGCATCCATCTCATGACGATGCGGGAGATGGATATGCGACATCCCATGTGGGCAGCGGTGATCGGGTCCGCCGTGCTGGCTCTGGCGGGATGTTCGGGATCGACCGACAAGGCGGCCCCAGCCACGACCACCGCCGGATCCGTCGCACTACCCTCCGGCGTCGATACGCGACAGCAGTCGAAAAGCGATATCCAGTGCGCGGCTTCGGATTTGAAGGTCGGTATTCCCGGTTGGGATGCGAAACAGCCCGTGCCGAGCGTGGTCGTCGCCGAAATCGACTTCACCAACGTTTCCGGTCGCGCATGCACGCTCAACGGATTTCCGGGCGTGGCCTTGGTGGACACGGCGGGGCAGACGAACGATTTCGACCGCGAACAGTTCAAACCGCCGGTACCCGTGACGGTTTCAGCGGGCCAGACCGTCTCGGCGAAGACCTCCGGCGGACTCGGCGTCTACGACCCCGAGCATCCCGACGCCAACGCCACGTCGTTGACCATCGACCCGGCCCGTCTGCTGGTGACGCCGCCGAATACCTCGACAACCGTCAGCTTCCCGTGGCCTTGGCCCGGCCGTAAGGTCGTCGATCTCTTCGGCTCGACACACGCACGTCCCTACGTCTTCCCGGTCGGCGTCGGCGGCAACTGATCATCCGCCGCGGTCGCCTCCGAAGTATCAGCCGCGACAACAACGTCCAACAACCCGGGAAATCGCGCCGCCAGATCGTCGCGACGCAGCGACACCATCAGGTAGCGGCCGTCTCGGCGCTGGCGCACGACACCGCCCTCGCGCAGTATTCGCCAATGGTGGCTGGCGCTGGATTTCGGCACGCTCGCACCGTCCGGCAGTACTGTTCCGCAGCTGCGCTCCTCCCCCGTGGCCAGTGCTCGAACGATCCGCAATCGCAGCGGATGCCCCAGGGCCGCAAGGACATCCGCCAGTTGCAACTGCGCGCGGCCGGGGTGTGGGAGTGGTGGCACTGTTCGATTGTATTCGAACCCACGAACAGTTACAGTTCGATAGTTCCGCAAACTCGAACTATCGAACTGGAGAGTTGACCCGTGACCGTTTCGCCCGATGCCGCCGTAGTGCAGGAATTCCTCCGCGCGGTCGGCGCGAAGGATTGGCCCGCCGCGCGGGCAACACTGAACGAGGACGTGGTGTGGACGCTGCCGGGCACCGGCCCGATCTCCGGCGAGGCCCACGGCCCGACCGCGGTGCTCGACCGGGCGCGGACCATCACCTCGGCCAATGTGACGATCGAACCGCAACATCTGCACCTGGGCTACCGCAGCATCGCGGTCACGGTGCACAACACGGCCCGCCGCGCCGACGCCGAACTCGACGAGTGGCTCGCCATCGTCTTCACCTGCCGGGACGGCCGCATCACCACGATCGACACCCACATTTCCGATGTGCCGATGATGGAACGCTTCTTCGCCGTCTGAACGCCGGTGCCGGACAGCGTCGTTCAGGCGATGGACGCCTCGGCTTCGATGCCTACAGCTGAACACCACGATCCGGCGTTCCGGATACCATCGGTCGTGATGCATGTCGATTTGATGTTCGACTCACTGGATGGGCTGTCCGTGGGGGATGCGCTCGGCGCGGAGTTTCCGATCATGCGGCGGTCGATTCCGGATCTTCGGGCCGGTGACCTGCCGGGCGGGCCGTGGCGGTGGACCGACGACACCGAAATGGCCTGCAGCGTGGTCGCCGAACTCCTCGGCCACGGCGGGATCGATCAGGACCGGCTGGCCGGCGCCTTCGCGAAACGGTTCGACCGCAGCCGCGACTACGGCTTCCTGGCGGCCGACACCTTGCGGCGCATCCGGGATGGTGGGCACTGGCGAACGGCGGCCGGAGCCGCATTCGATCATCAGGGTTCCTGCGGCAACGGTGCGGCCATGCGAGTGGCACCGCTGGGCGCCTACTTCGCCGGCGACCCGAAAAAGATTGCCGCCGAGGCGATCCGATCGGCGCAGGTGACGCATATGCATCCCGAAGGCGTCGCCGGCGCGGTCGCGGTCGCACTCGCGGCCGGTCAGGCCGCCCATGCTCGCATGAGCGGGATTCGGCCCGCCCCAGCGGAATTCATCACCGCCATCCTCGACCGGCTCGACGACGGCGAGACGAGCCGACTGATCCGCCGCGCCCGCGCCCTGCTCGGCTCGTCATTCGAGGAGGCCGCGGCCGAACTCGGCAACGGATCCCGGGTAACCGCGCAGAACACGGTGCCGTTCACGCTGTGGGTAGCGGCAACGCATCTGGGCGACTACCCGACGGCCGTCGCCACCTGCATCGCCGCGGGCGGTGATATCGACACGACCAGCGCCATCGTCGGCGGAATCGTCGCCGCCAACACCGGCGCACCACCGGCCTGGCTCGCCGCGCGAGAACCGTTGCCCGGCTGGCTCGATCCGGTCCGCACCCGACGGCGGAAGAACTCCGGATTCATTCGAAGGTGGTTGTCCTGACATCACCAATTTCCTTGTAACCGAATTCTTTTCGGCAATTCCCCAACCCACTGGGGAATACGGGAATGGCGCATCGGTGTCATCA
This region includes:
- a CDS encoding MarR family winged helix-turn-helix transcriptional regulator codes for the protein MTEQGIGAQVAEAIAELLRRRTREGIYAEITEGLDPAVDTATYPVLSGLARWGPRSAAALAAEIGLDRSVTSRHATRLKRAGLVWGAPDPGDARATLLGLTDRGEQVVEVMRGRLAGRLDRHLAAWPDDQARAFAAALTRFVREEPFG
- a CDS encoding nuclear transport factor 2 family protein, which translates into the protein MTNIATALTDLLFDRQISVDTAFARHFTTDYRQRTDGVWSDNAEFVEHITHLRDVIADGRVEVHDELICGDRYADRHTVHARKVDGSEVAFEVLVFAELAADGRFQQIIETTTMLSGGAEDRGLGSAR
- a CDS encoding FAD-dependent monooxygenase, whose translation is MRNDTGSTAQAVADVVVVGAGPVGLWLTAELRLRGVSVLVLEKATVRDPRSRAVGMQAGTLDTFATRGVAERFIERGMPVPTGHFGAAGTRLDFRRVGALHPFSLALSQFVTEQLLEERATSMGAEVRRGQELISLTQDDEGVELIVRSEGRHVTLRTGWVVGCDGTRSAVRDAVGIGFPGSDTTLTGWLADVVLEDRPEEPLMARNSAGVVITAPMGNGLYRLAGISTATMRHGTGAPLTLEEAREYTRAVVGDDLGMHSPQWLSRYGNATRQATAYRSGRVLLAGDAAHMFFPAGGQGMNLGIQDATDLGWKLAATVRGRASARLLDSYDSERRPAAAAVMENTRAQVALFCAETPEELALRDAFSAALAQPETNLLWARRVAGFDDPRYAVAAEADGSPAHPLAGTRLAGLALRSDTPTGPAPHALLHDGRTVLLDLDGEHTSLTHSDDLACHSATVDRETAAEPWHDITSVLIRPDARIAWASTDRDPRRRAENVAAVLRGMSGHAVLV
- a CDS encoding aldo/keto reductase yields the protein MEYTRLGASGLRVSRIALGCMSFGVPTERAPWALDEEHAEPFFRQAVELGITFWDTANRYGNGTSEQIVGRALRKYTRRDDIVLATKLGLPMHAGPGGSGLSRKAIFEQIDASLTRLGTDYVDLYQIHRFDPYTPVEETMAALHDVVTAGKARYLGASSMWAWQFATMQHAAQDGGWTRFVSMQDQYSVLHREEEREMFGLLSELGVGSIPWSPLAGGRATKPWGDRSTRRAEANRDVDFDGRPLIFDTDKAIVDAIERIAQQRGISMAQVALAWVLKNPVVDAPIVGATKPHHLAEAVAALDIHLTDTEIRSLEEPYVTRTPTYFG
- a CDS encoding DUF4232 domain-containing protein; translation: MTMREMDMRHPMWAAVIGSAVLALAGCSGSTDKAAPATTTAGSVALPSGVDTRQQSKSDIQCAASDLKVGIPGWDAKQPVPSVVVAEIDFTNVSGRACTLNGFPGVALVDTAGQTNDFDREQFKPPVPVTVSAGQTVSAKTSGGLGVYDPEHPDANATSLTIDPARLLVTPPNTSTTVSFPWPWPGRKVVDLFGSTHARPYVFPVGVGGN
- a CDS encoding ArsR/SmtB family transcription factor is translated as MPPLPHPGRAQLQLADVLAALGHPLRLRIVRALATGEERSCGTVLPDGASVPKSSASHHWRILREGGVVRQRRDGRYLMVSLRRDDLAARFPGLLDVVVAADTSEATAADDQLPPTPTGKT
- a CDS encoding nuclear transport factor 2 family protein, with protein sequence MTVSPDAAVVQEFLRAVGAKDWPAARATLNEDVVWTLPGTGPISGEAHGPTAVLDRARTITSANVTIEPQHLHLGYRSIAVTVHNTARRADAELDEWLAIVFTCRDGRITTIDTHISDVPMMERFFAV
- a CDS encoding ADP-ribosylglycohydrolase family protein, coding for MHVDLMFDSLDGLSVGDALGAEFPIMRRSIPDLRAGDLPGGPWRWTDDTEMACSVVAELLGHGGIDQDRLAGAFAKRFDRSRDYGFLAADTLRRIRDGGHWRTAAGAAFDHQGSCGNGAAMRVAPLGAYFAGDPKKIAAEAIRSAQVTHMHPEGVAGAVAVALAAGQAAHARMSGIRPAPAEFITAILDRLDDGETSRLIRRARALLGSSFEEAAAELGNGSRVTAQNTVPFTLWVAATHLGDYPTAVATCIAAGGDIDTTSAIVGGIVAANTGAPPAWLAAREPLPGWLDPVRTRRRKNSGFIRRWLS